The Petropleomorpha daqingensis genome includes a window with the following:
- a CDS encoding calcium:proton antiporter, with amino-acid sequence MTAIRHPLLTWTTVVPVFALLVLAVSWGRSLPAVPAVLVAIVLVGAVLAAVHHAEVVAHRVGEPFGSLVLAVAVTVIEVALIVTLMISGGDEAASLPRDTVFAAVMITCNGILGLAVLLGALRHNVVVFNAEGAGAELATVTTLAVLSLVLPTFTIGLPGPQFSTAQLTFAAVASLVLYGAFVLTQTVRHRDFFLPVAPEGAPLEEDEHAEPPTARAALVSLGLLLVALVAVVGLAKVESPAIEDVVAAVGFPQSFVGVVIALLVLAPETLAAARAARRDRLQISLNLAFGSAMASIGLTIPAIAIASIWLEGPLLLGLDGTQMVLLAVTVVVGLLTVVPGRATRLQGVVHLVLLAAFMFLAANP; translated from the coding sequence GTGACAGCGATCCGCCACCCGCTCCTGACCTGGACCACCGTCGTCCCCGTTTTCGCGCTGCTCGTGCTCGCGGTCAGCTGGGGCCGGTCGCTGCCGGCGGTACCGGCGGTGCTCGTGGCGATCGTGCTGGTCGGTGCGGTGCTGGCGGCCGTGCACCACGCCGAGGTGGTCGCGCACCGGGTCGGTGAGCCGTTCGGGTCGCTGGTGCTGGCGGTCGCGGTGACGGTGATCGAGGTCGCGCTGATCGTCACGCTGATGATCTCCGGCGGCGACGAGGCCGCGTCGCTGCCGCGGGACACGGTCTTCGCCGCGGTGATGATCACCTGCAACGGCATCCTCGGGCTCGCGGTGCTGCTCGGGGCGCTGCGGCACAACGTCGTCGTCTTCAACGCCGAGGGCGCCGGCGCCGAGCTCGCGACGGTGACCACCCTGGCCGTGCTCAGCCTGGTGCTGCCGACCTTCACGATCGGGCTGCCGGGGCCGCAGTTCTCGACGGCCCAGCTGACCTTCGCCGCGGTCGCGTCGCTCGTGCTCTACGGCGCGTTCGTGCTCACGCAGACCGTGCGGCACCGTGACTTCTTCCTGCCCGTGGCTCCCGAGGGGGCGCCGCTGGAGGAGGACGAGCACGCCGAGCCGCCCACCGCGCGGGCGGCGCTGGTGAGCCTCGGTCTGCTGCTGGTCGCGCTGGTCGCGGTGGTCGGGCTGGCGAAGGTGGAGTCGCCGGCGATCGAGGACGTCGTCGCGGCGGTGGGCTTCCCGCAGTCGTTCGTGGGCGTGGTGATCGCGCTGCTCGTGCTGGCGCCGGAGACCCTGGCCGCGGCCCGCGCCGCGCGGCGGGACCGGCTGCAGATCAGCCTCAACCTGGCGTTCGGCTCGGCGATGGCGAGCATCGGCCTGACCATCCCGGCGATCGCGATCGCCTCGATCTGGCTGGAGGGGCCGCTGCTGCTCGGCCTCGACGGCACGCAGATGGTGCTGCTCGCGGTCACGGTGGTGGTCGGGCTGCTGACCGTCGTCCCCGGCCGGGCGACCCGGCTGCAGGGCGTCGTCCACCTGGTGCTGCTCGCGGCGTTCATGTTCCTGGCCGCCAACCCCTGA
- a CDS encoding cysteine hydrolase family protein: protein MTTALLLMDLQNTILERYGPASGDFLDRVVAAQERAEQAGLLVVLVRVKFAPGRPEISPRNKMFAAARSMSVGADDRGSEPHDRLLRGKGEVVVTKKRVSAFAGSDLEVILRSHDVTELVLGGISTGGVVLSTVREAADRDYALTVLEDLCLDADEEVHRVLTQKVFPRQAEVIASADWRP, encoded by the coding sequence ATGACCACCGCGTTGCTGCTGATGGACCTGCAGAACACGATCCTCGAGCGGTACGGGCCGGCGTCGGGAGACTTCCTCGACCGCGTCGTCGCCGCGCAGGAGCGGGCGGAGCAGGCGGGTCTGCTCGTCGTGCTGGTGCGGGTGAAGTTCGCGCCGGGGCGGCCGGAGATCTCGCCGCGCAACAAGATGTTCGCCGCGGCGCGTTCGATGTCGGTCGGTGCCGACGACCGGGGCTCGGAGCCGCACGACCGGCTGCTGCGCGGCAAGGGCGAGGTCGTCGTCACCAAGAAGCGGGTGAGCGCGTTCGCCGGCAGCGACCTCGAGGTGATCCTGCGGTCCCACGACGTGACCGAGCTCGTGCTCGGCGGGATCTCCACCGGCGGCGTCGTCCTGTCGACCGTGCGCGAGGCGGCCGACCGCGACTACGCGCTGACCGTGCTGGAGGACCTCTGCCTCGACGCGGACGAGGAGGTGCACCGCGTGCTCACCCAGAAGGTGTTCCCGCGGCAGGCCGAGGTGATCGCGTCCGCGGACTGGCGCCCCTGA
- the ychF gene encoding redox-regulated ATPase YchF has product MSLTIGIVGLPNVGKSTLFNALTKNDVLAANYPFATIEPNIGVVGVPDPRLGTLAEMFDSQKVIPATVSFVDIAGIVRGASEGQGLGNKFLANIRESDAICQVIRAFTDSDVVHVEGRVSPKDDIETINTELILADLQTLEKAIPRLEKESRKDKEKAALLGAAVSAQAILDEGRTLYSAGIDLEPLRDLSLLTTKPFLYVFNVDEEELADEEKIAELRALVAPAEAILMDAKIEAELAELPEEEAAELLAAVGQDEPGLHQLARVGFATLGLQTYLTAGPKESRAWTIPIGATAPQAAGVIHTDFQRGFIKAEIVSFDQLVEAGSMAEARAHGWVRMEGKDYVMQDGDVVEFRFNV; this is encoded by the coding sequence GTGAGTCTCACCATCGGGATCGTCGGACTGCCCAACGTCGGCAAGTCGACGCTGTTCAACGCGCTGACCAAGAACGACGTCCTGGCGGCGAACTACCCGTTCGCCACGATCGAGCCGAACATCGGTGTCGTCGGCGTACCGGACCCGCGGCTGGGCACGCTCGCCGAGATGTTCGACTCGCAGAAGGTCATCCCGGCGACCGTGTCGTTCGTCGACATCGCCGGCATCGTGCGCGGGGCGAGCGAGGGTCAGGGGCTGGGCAACAAGTTCCTGGCCAACATCCGCGAGAGCGACGCCATCTGCCAGGTCATCCGGGCGTTCACCGACTCCGACGTCGTCCACGTCGAGGGCCGGGTGAGCCCGAAGGACGACATCGAGACGATCAACACCGAGCTGATCCTCGCCGACCTGCAGACGCTGGAGAAGGCGATCCCGCGGCTGGAGAAGGAGTCGCGCAAGGACAAGGAGAAGGCGGCGCTGCTGGGCGCGGCCGTCTCGGCGCAGGCCATCCTCGACGAGGGCCGCACGCTGTACTCCGCCGGCATCGACCTCGAGCCGCTGCGCGACCTGTCCCTGCTCACCACCAAGCCGTTCCTCTACGTGTTCAACGTCGACGAGGAGGAACTGGCCGACGAGGAGAAGATCGCCGAGCTGCGGGCGCTGGTCGCCCCGGCCGAGGCGATCCTGATGGACGCCAAGATCGAGGCCGAGCTCGCCGAGCTGCCCGAGGAGGAGGCCGCCGAGCTGCTGGCCGCCGTCGGTCAGGACGAGCCCGGCCTGCACCAGCTGGCGCGGGTCGGCTTCGCGACCCTGGGCCTGCAGACCTACCTGACGGCGGGGCCGAAGGAGTCGCGGGCCTGGACGATCCCGATCGGCGCGACCGCCCCGCAGGCGGCCGGCGTGATCCACACCGACTTCCAGCGCGGGTTCATCAAGGCGGAGATCGTCTCGTTCGACCAGCTCGTCGAGGCCGGCTCCATGGCCGAGGCCCGGGCGCACGGCTGGGTGCGCATGGAGGGCAAGGACTACGTCATGCAGGACGGCGACGTCGTGGAGTTCCGCTTCAACGTCTGA
- a CDS encoding nuclear transport factor 2 family protein yields the protein MTTPQLLLDRAAIEDVVARLAHTQDDKDFAGFGALFADQVGLRMSGQDGAQVLSRDEMADLGRSVLGGFTSTQHLTSNVPCEIDGDTARCRASVQAYHHVPTEPGVADWCIQRNRWELELRRTADGWRITAWSMVPNGPIEGYPGVYRVAAAAVADA from the coding sequence ATGACGACACCCCAGCTGCTCCTCGACCGCGCGGCCATCGAGGACGTCGTCGCCCGCTTGGCCCACACGCAGGACGACAAGGACTTCGCCGGCTTCGGGGCGCTGTTCGCCGACCAGGTGGGGCTGCGGATGTCCGGCCAGGACGGCGCGCAGGTCCTGTCGCGGGACGAGATGGCGGACCTCGGCCGCTCGGTTCTCGGTGGCTTCACCAGCACCCAGCACCTGACGTCCAACGTGCCCTGCGAGATCGACGGCGACACCGCCCGGTGCCGGGCGAGCGTGCAGGCCTACCACCACGTCCCCACCGAGCCGGGCGTCGCCGACTGGTGCATCCAGCGCAACAGGTGGGAGCTGGAGCTGCGCCGGACCGCGGACGGCTGGCGGATCACCGCCTGGTCGATGGTGCCGAACGGGCCGATCGAGGGATACCCCGGCGTGTACCGGGTCGCCGCGGCCGCTGTCGCCGACGCCTGA
- a CDS encoding FAD-dependent oxidoreductase — translation MTRAVVVGAGIVGLTTGLALRRAGLDVVVTEQAPDIRVAGATLGLWRNALDVFDVLGVSEPVRAIGKAAEMWFHDPGGRPIPTPGFGPGDHSYLLVHRVKLNEALADAVGRDAIRFDARLTGYDEDDDGVTARYADGSTEHADLLVGADGLYSAVRAQLAPETAAQEHAGHYAWRAVIDPGDILIERDVLVIGHERTRGGYARTYDGQALWLLAQFGSAPPNGSRQAEALQRAVHLDDGGWNSALAELIAATPDERILQNQIMVVPPMPRWASDRVVLVGDAAHAMSPHVTAGASLGVQDAAVLARCLQASPDIASALRGYEADRIPRYEEVARRSGAVEAAGTPEEFAEQYAAFSHWMTTS, via the coding sequence ATGACCCGGGCGGTCGTCGTCGGAGCCGGGATCGTCGGGCTGACCACGGGGCTGGCGCTCCGGCGGGCCGGCTTGGACGTGGTGGTGACCGAGCAGGCCCCGGACATCCGGGTAGCCGGTGCGACCTTGGGCCTGTGGCGCAACGCCCTCGACGTCTTCGACGTGCTGGGCGTCAGCGAGCCGGTGCGGGCGATCGGCAAGGCCGCCGAGATGTGGTTCCACGACCCAGGCGGCCGGCCGATCCCGACGCCCGGCTTCGGCCCGGGCGACCACAGCTACCTGCTGGTGCACCGGGTGAAGCTCAACGAGGCGCTCGCCGACGCCGTCGGCCGCGACGCGATCCGGTTCGACGCCCGCCTGACCGGCTACGACGAGGACGACGACGGCGTCACGGCGCGCTACGCCGACGGCAGCACCGAGCACGCCGACCTGCTCGTCGGTGCCGACGGCCTGTACTCGGCGGTGCGTGCGCAGCTCGCACCCGAGACCGCGGCGCAGGAGCACGCCGGGCACTACGCCTGGCGCGCGGTGATCGATCCCGGCGACATCCTGATCGAGCGGGACGTCCTGGTGATCGGCCACGAGCGGACGCGCGGTGGCTACGCGAGGACGTACGACGGTCAGGCGCTCTGGCTCCTCGCCCAGTTCGGTTCGGCCCCGCCGAACGGCTCGCGCCAGGCCGAGGCGCTGCAGCGGGCCGTGCACCTCGACGACGGTGGGTGGAACTCGGCGCTGGCCGAGCTCATCGCGGCGACCCCGGACGAGCGCATCCTGCAGAACCAGATCATGGTCGTCCCACCGATGCCCCGGTGGGCGTCGGACCGGGTGGTGCTCGTCGGCGACGCGGCGCACGCGATGTCGCCGCACGTCACCGCCGGTGCGTCGCTCGGTGTCCAGGACGCGGCCGTGCTCGCCCGATGCCTGCAGGCCTCCCCCGACATCGCCTCGGCGCTGCGCGGCTACGAGGCCGACCGCATCCCGCGCTACGAGGAGGTCGCGAGGCGTTCCGGCGCGGTCGAGGCCGCCGGGACTCCGGAGGAGTTCGCCGAGCAGTACGCCGCCTTCAGCCACTGGATGACCACGTCATGA
- a CDS encoding VOC family protein: MSDTPRFDHVGITVADLDVVTAFFVGLGLEVEGRTFVEGEFLDTVCGIPNSRTEIVMLRPPGGGTCLELSSFVRPAHEPGSPNAMANELGLRNVSFEVEDLPAIVDRLGADGYGLVGGIGEYEGVWRMAYVRGPEGLIVSLAQRIG, translated from the coding sequence ATGTCGGACACACCCCGCTTCGACCACGTCGGGATCACGGTCGCCGACCTCGACGTCGTGACGGCGTTCTTCGTCGGGCTGGGGCTCGAGGTCGAGGGCCGGACGTTCGTGGAGGGCGAGTTCCTGGACACCGTCTGCGGCATCCCGAACTCGCGCACCGAGATCGTCATGCTCCGGCCGCCGGGCGGGGGTACCTGCCTGGAGCTGTCCAGCTTCGTCCGGCCCGCCCACGAGCCCGGGTCGCCGAACGCGATGGCCAACGAGCTGGGGCTGCGCAACGTGTCGTTCGAGGTCGAGGACCTGCCGGCGATCGTCGACCGGCTGGGCGCCGACGGCTACGGCCTGGTGGGCGGCATCGGCGAGTACGAGGGCGTCTGGCGTATGGCCTACGTGCGCGGACCGGAGGGGCTCATCGTGTCGCTTGCCCAGCGGATCGGCTGA
- a CDS encoding Rid family detoxifying hydrolase: MSSDRAPAALGPYSQAIVAGGFVFCSGQAGIDPVEGVPANGIESQTHQALKNLAAVLESAGASMDDLVKVTIFYADVDDFAVINDIYARHVPDPPPARSAPANVRLPRGLLISIDAIAVLPS; encoded by the coding sequence GTGTCGAGCGATCGTGCCCCGGCCGCACTCGGGCCCTACAGCCAGGCGATCGTCGCCGGCGGCTTCGTCTTCTGCTCCGGCCAAGCGGGCATCGACCCGGTGGAGGGCGTCCCCGCGAACGGGATCGAGTCGCAGACCCACCAGGCGCTGAAGAACCTCGCCGCCGTCCTCGAGTCCGCCGGCGCCTCGATGGACGACCTGGTCAAGGTCACGATCTTCTACGCCGACGTCGACGACTTCGCCGTCATCAACGACATCTACGCCAGGCACGTGCCGGACCCACCGCCCGCGCGGTCGGCGCCGGCCAACGTCCGACTGCCGCGCGGGCTGCTCATCTCGATCGACGCGATCGCCGTCCTGCCGAGCTGA
- a CDS encoding alpha/beta hydrolase, translating to MSSPASPQPVLFIHGLWLHASSWQPWIDLFQDAGYAASAVAWPGEAATVAETRAHPEDVAGHGIEEVTRHVAATIEAMDRPPILIGHSFGGMIAEKLLGEGYGAAAVGIDAAQIKGVLPLPLSSLRATLPVFKNLANSHRAVSLTAEEFRYSFGNTLSPEESDALHERWTIPSPGKPLFEAAAANLSPHSPAAVHTENEDRGPLLLIMGGQDHTVPEVITKSTVKQYRHSSAVTDLLEFADRGHSLTIDGGWREVADACLGWLVEHGLGGSARQLSEAVPGE from the coding sequence ATGAGCTCCCCCGCCTCACCCCAGCCCGTGCTGTTCATCCACGGTCTGTGGCTACACGCCTCGTCTTGGCAACCCTGGATCGACCTGTTCCAGGACGCCGGCTACGCGGCGAGCGCGGTCGCGTGGCCGGGCGAGGCGGCGACGGTGGCGGAGACCCGCGCGCATCCGGAGGACGTCGCCGGCCACGGCATCGAGGAGGTCACCCGGCACGTCGCCGCGACCATCGAGGCGATGGACCGCCCGCCGATCCTCATCGGCCACAGCTTCGGCGGCATGATCGCCGAGAAGCTGCTGGGCGAAGGGTACGGAGCCGCGGCCGTCGGCATCGACGCGGCGCAGATCAAGGGTGTGCTCCCCCTTCCCCTCAGCTCGCTGCGGGCCACCCTGCCGGTCTTCAAGAACCTGGCGAACAGCCACCGCGCGGTCTCGCTGACCGCCGAGGAGTTCCGCTACAGCTTCGGCAACACGCTGTCACCGGAGGAGTCCGACGCCCTGCACGAGCGGTGGACGATCCCCTCACCGGGCAAGCCCCTCTTCGAGGCCGCGGCCGCCAACCTGTCGCCGCACTCCCCCGCCGCCGTCCACACCGAGAACGAGGATCGCGGCCCGCTCCTGCTGATCATGGGCGGTCAGGACCACACTGTCCCCGAGGTGATCACCAAGTCGACCGTGAAGCAGTACCGCCACTCCTCGGCCGTGACCGATCTGCTGGAGTTCGCCGACCGGGGTCACTCCCTCACCATCGACGGGGGGTGGCGCGAGGTCGCCGACGCGTGCCTGGGATGGCTGGTCGAGCACGGCCTGGGCGGATCAGCCCGTCAGCTGTCCGAAGCCGTTCCCGGGGAGTGA